The Corallococcus caeni region CCGGGTGGCCTGCTGGAGGCTGGTGGTGGACTCGCGCAGGTGGTCCATCATCCGGGAGAAGGCGGAGGCCAGCTCGCCCACCTCGTCCTGCTGGCCGCGGGACTCCACGCGCTGGGTGAGGTCGCCCTCGCGCACCACGCGGGTCACCAGCTCGCACAGCGTGGTGATGGGCCGGGTCACACCGCGCGCCAGGGCCCAGGCGGCCAGGACGGCCAGCACGAGGAGCGCGGCCACCGCGAGCACGCTGAGCTGGAGGAAGCGCCTGAGCGGCAGGAAGGCCTCTTGCGCGTCCAGCGTCGCCACGAAGCGCCAGCCCTGGCCCGCGCTGAAGCGGGCGGTGTTGTCGCGGGCCTCGGCCCGGACGGCGTCCACGAGGGCCGGCGCGTCCGCCGCCCGGGAGCTGAAGAGGCGGCCGCCGTCGGGCGCGAGCACCTCCAGGGTGAAGGTCTGCTGTCCCCGGTCCCGCGAGCGCTGGAGCGCGCCCGCGACCACCTCTTCCAGCTGGCCCCAGTCGTACGCGGCCAGCAGCACGCCCACGCGCGCGCCGGAGATGGGGCTGAGCACGGGCAGGGCCAGGGGCATCACCGGGCGGGCGAGGAAGGGGTCCTTCTTCGTGAGGGCCCGCGTGAGGACGGCGGGGTCCAGCCGGTCCTCCAGCGCGGTCTGGAACCAGGGCGCGGCGAGCACCTCCTGCTCGCGGCCCGCGAAGGCCTGGCGCAGCTCCGGCCGGCTCACGGAGACGGCGCGCCCGTCAGGGGTGAACAGCACCAGCCCCGCGAAGGAGGTGTGCCGGCCGTTGAGGGAGGCGAGCACCGCGTCGCTCTTGGCGTAGGTGTCGAAGAGGAGCGCGCCGCGCACGATGGCGTCCTCGGTCCACGCGCGGGCGTTCGCCTCTCGCTCGCGCAGGGACGCCTCGATGAGGTCCCGCAGGCCGTCCGCCTCCACCTGGAGGACGCCGTGCACCTGCTGCTCCAGGTTGCGCCGGATGACATGGACGCCCACCGCGACGACGGGGGTGAGGGCCGCGACGAGCAGCAGGCAGACCCACAGCGTGAGGCGGCCCCGCAACTTCAAACCGGACAGCAGGCGCATGCGCGAAGACCCTGGGAGGAGGCGGTGGGCGTCACAGGTCGAGCAGGGACAGGCCCACGGTGAGCGCGCCGATGACCTGGGCGCCGTCGCTGACGGGGAGAGACACCTGGATGACGTAGGCCTGGGAGGACTCGTCGAAGAACGGGGCCTCGCGCAGCACGGGGCCGCCCCGGCCCCCGGCGTAGGTGAGGCGCCACTTGGACTCGTCCCCCTGCCAGTAGTCGGACGTGCGGCGGCTGGCGCAGACGAGCGCGCCCTGGTCGTCCATGGTGAAGGCCTCCGCCACCGCCGGGCCCAGCCGCTCCCGCAGGCGGCGCAGCGCGCCCGTGCACGGGCCGTCCAGCACGCGCTGCTTGAGGGGCGTGAGGGCCGGGGTCGCCAGCCACTCCGCGTCCTGCTGCTGGATGGTGGCGAGCGGCGTGTGGCGCGCGTTCTGGGCTCGGATGGCTCGCACCACCTCCGGGTCCTCCGCCAGCCGCCGCAGGTGCGGCATCACGCCGTCCACCTTCTGGAGCTGCGCGACACCGTCAGGAGGGAGTAGCCCCCCCACGGCCAGCGCCAATCCCATCCACGGAATGGACATACCCAGACGCCCCCCAGGGCCGTGAGAACGACTGGGAAAAGTGTGTCACGGAACCCTTCGCTCCGTCACGCAGGCAGGCGTGATTTGAATTATTCAAAGTAAGCCTGTTTTCACCCGCTTCATGGCGGCCAGCGCTGCGCGGGCCTGTCTTCCTGCTCCCGTGTTCCAGACTTCGGGTCGGCCGCCGGCTTGAGGATGTCAGGGGTAGGGGGCATCCTTGCGCGCATGGGTGATGGAAACGGGAGCGGGAAGGGGAAGTCGGTGACGTACGCCGTCCTGGAGGACGTGCCGCCGACGAAGGTGGGGGAGATCATCGAGGGGGAGCTGGTCGTCAGTCCCCGGCCGGCGTCTCCCCACGCGCGGGCGGCGTCGAAGCTCGGCGGATGGCTGGATGGGCCATTCGACGAAGGCAGTAATGGCCCCGGTGGGTGGTTCATCCTGGATGAGCCGGAGCTGCGCTTCGCGGGAACAGGGGATGCGCTGGTGCCAGACCTCGCGGGATGGCGCCGCGAGCGGATGCCGCACATGCCAAGAACGCCTGTCTTCTCCCTGGCGCCGGATTGGATTTGCGAGGTGTTGTCCCCGTCCACCTACCGATGGGACCGGGGCCCGAAGATGCGCGTCTACGCGCGGGCGGGCGTGGAGTGGCTGTGGTTCATCGATCCACTGGCGGAGGGGTTGGAGATCCACCGCCTCCAGGACGGCCAATGGCGCTTGCATGAGGTGCACCTGGGAAGTGGAACCGTGAATGCCGTTCCCTTCGATGCGGTGCCCTTGAGCCTGGGCAAGCTCTGGATCCGGTGACGGCTCAGGGCAGCTTCGGCCGGATGATGCGCGGGGCGTCCGGGTTCACGTCCAGCAGGCGCACGGTGTCGCCTTCGTGCACGGTGCCTGGCTTCAACACTCGCGCGAGCTGACCCCTCCGGCCCCAGCTGTCCTTCAGCAGGCCGGGGCGCAGGGCGTCCAGCTTCCAGCAGGGGACGCAGGGCTCGGTCAGCTCCACCACCACCGCGTCCCCCAGCGCCAGCCGCTGTCCCGGCGGCAGCGCGTCCAGGGACAGGCCCTCCACCAGCACGTTCTCCTTGAGCGCGCCCTCGGGCACGTCCAGCGCCGCGCGCTGCGCTTCGTCCATCAGCAGCAGCTGGCGCTTGTGGCCCACGGCCCTGCGCTGGTGACGGTCGCCCTCGAAGCCGTGCTGCTCCACGGCGTGGGCCTGGGGGACCCGGCGCATGGGCGTGCCCCGCTCCTGGGCCAGGAAGAGGGCCTTGATGAATCCTGGGGTGCTCACGGCGTGACACTACCGCTGGCGGGCCCCTTTGGAGAGGGGGCGGCCTGTCACTCAGGCCTGCCAGGGCGGGGCGACGGTGTTAATCGCGCGGGACATCGTTCCTGTCCGGGAAAGGACCCACCGTGAGCACGAAGAACGTTCGCATCGAGAAGGACACCTTTGGTCCCATCGAAGTCCCCGCCGACCGGCTCTGGGGCGCGCAGACCCAGCGCAGCCGTCAGAACTTCGCCATCTCCTCGGAGCGCATGCCCCTGGCGCTCGTGTACGCGCTGGTGCTGGTGAAGAAGGCCGCCGCGCTCGTGAACCAGGAGAACGGCTCGCTGTCCAAGGAGAAGGCCCAGGCCATCGTGAAGGCCGCGGATGAGGTCCTTGCCGGCCAGCACGACGAGGAGTTCCCCCTGCTGGTGTGGCAGACGGGCAGCGGCACGCAGACGAACATGAACTGCAACGAGGTGCTGGCCAACCGCGCCTCGGAGCTGCTGGGCGGCGAGCGCGGCGAGGGGCGCAAGGTCCACGCCAACGACGACGTCAACAAGGGCCAGAGCTCCAACGACGTGTTCCCCACCGCGATGAGCGTGGCCGCCGTGGAGGCCGTGGTGAAGCAGGTGCTGCCGG contains the following coding sequences:
- a CDS encoding methyl-accepting chemotaxis protein, producing MRLLSGLKLRGRLTLWVCLLLVAALTPVVAVGVHVIRRNLEQQVHGVLQVEADGLRDLIEASLREREANARAWTEDAIVRGALLFDTYAKSDAVLASLNGRHTSFAGLVLFTPDGRAVSVSRPELRQAFAGREQEVLAAPWFQTALEDRLDPAVLTRALTKKDPFLARPVMPLALPVLSPISGARVGVLLAAYDWGQLEEVVAGALQRSRDRGQQTFTLEVLAPDGGRLFSSRAADAPALVDAVRAEARDNTARFSAGQGWRFVATLDAQEAFLPLRRFLQLSVLAVAALLVLAVLAAWALARGVTRPITTLCELVTRVVREGDLTQRVESRGQQDEVGELASAFSRMMDHLRESTTSLQQATRVLGQTVGELTQATEQQERILTRQGAAIQETQVTAKEIQQTSQLAAERSQAVLALVARAREAGGSGQLALDASLDGFEQLRDHGARLAEGISTLHERTQQIGGITQTVKDLADQSNMLALNAAIEAARSGEHGKGFGVVAREIRGLADQSIHATDRVRDILEAIRGSIRDTVALSEEGQRRSEVGLAQVRESGQSLRALTDIIQDNASAAQQIAAAVIQQNAGIAQIFMAVTDLSRMMDDTLQAMHGTQRMTVALRGVAERMESVAGVWRV
- a CDS encoding PDC sensor domain-containing protein; the encoded protein is MSIPWMGLALAVGGLLPPDGVAQLQKVDGVMPHLRRLAEDPEVVRAIRAQNARHTPLATIQQQDAEWLATPALTPLKQRVLDGPCTGALRRLRERLGPAVAEAFTMDDQGALVCASRRTSDYWQGDESKWRLTYAGGRGGPVLREAPFFDESSQAYVIQVSLPVSDGAQVIGALTVGLSLLDL
- a CDS encoding Uma2 family endonuclease encodes the protein MGDGNGSGKGKSVTYAVLEDVPPTKVGEIIEGELVVSPRPASPHARAASKLGGWLDGPFDEGSNGPGGWFILDEPELRFAGTGDALVPDLAGWRRERMPHMPRTPVFSLAPDWICEVLSPSTYRWDRGPKMRVYARAGVEWLWFIDPLAEGLEIHRLQDGQWRLHEVHLGSGTVNAVPFDAVPLSLGKLWIR
- a CDS encoding MOSC domain-containing protein → MSTPGFIKALFLAQERGTPMRRVPQAHAVEQHGFEGDRHQRRAVGHKRQLLLMDEAQRAALDVPEGALKENVLVEGLSLDALPPGQRLALGDAVVVELTEPCVPCWKLDALRPGLLKDSWGRRGQLARVLKPGTVHEGDTVRLLDVNPDAPRIIRPKLP